Part of the Suricata suricatta isolate VVHF042 chromosome 8, meerkat_22Aug2017_6uvM2_HiC, whole genome shotgun sequence genome, CGACCACCTGGGCGGCATCACGGCACACACTGATGGCATTGGCTGGCGCGTCCAGGTGGCAGTGCATGGTGCGGCCCGTCAGCGCGCTGCCACCCAGGGCCGTGGTCACTCGGGACATCTTCTCCATGGCTTCCCCGGGTGGTGGGGACAGGAGGTCAGTGAAGTGGGCTGGTCAGGTCAGCCTGGAGGGGCCTGTCAGTTCAGACCCGCCACCCTGCTTGGGTCCCCCCAAACTGCTTACTCCTGGGCCGGTGGGTCTTGGGGAGCCAGTTCAGGACCGTTCGCCACTCCTCAGTCAGAAGGAGACACGGACTTGTGGGGAGCCCCTATCTGGTCAGTGCCCGCTCCAGCCCCCAACAGATCCCGGCGGCTACTGGACCTTCAATCAGTCGGTCCCTGCAAGGATGCGAAGTAGTCCCCACAGTCCCTCCCGGGGCCTCGGGGCgaggaggcagaggggccagAGAGGTGCGGCGGCCACAGAAGGACTTCAAGGGCCACGCCGTTTAAGGAGCCCGAGGGGTCTGGCCGGACGCGAGGCAGGAGACACCGGCGGCGCCGGGCAGAGGCGGCCGCGGGGTCACGGCCGGAGGGCTCGGCGAAGCCTCTCCCTCCGCCGGCACTCGAGCCATCGCCTAAAATtgccgggccgggccgggccggaaCCGCCGCGCCGGAAGCAGCCCTTCTCTTTCCGGCCCGCCTGCTCGCCGGAAGTGGTCCGTTTTTGTCAGCCCCTCAGCGGAAGCGGGCACCACCCTGCAAACGTTCCGGATGCGGGAGCCGAGCTGGTGGAGGCGGAGGAAGGGTCCCGAACTGCGGGAAAGGCGCTGCCCTGCGTTCCCGCGGTTCCGCCTGAGCGCTTGGTCTTTTGATGCTGGTGCTCACTGTGCCCCAGCGAGTCCAGCCGTCCCTGACCGAGGCCCTCCCGCCGCGTCCACCTCCTTCCTCACTCTCCCCTCGACCCCACCCGGTGCCCCCGACCTGAACCTCGCTCAGCTGTCCGCAGAGCTCCCCCCCACCGCTCCGCGAATCACCCCCAGACCCCCGGCCCCGGCCTCTCCTGGCGGACTTCCAGGTAAGGCCGCTTACATCGCGGCTTCCAGCCCGCCCAGCTCTTTCCTGCCCGGGCTGCGCGGCCGTTCCCCGCCGTTCCCCGCGCGCTCCCCTCTGCAGGAAGCGGCTCCTCTCCACGTGCCAGAGTTCAGCCTAAGGGTCTCGTTTTGAGAGGTCTTCCCCGGCCCCCACATCTAACATGTGGCCTCTCCAGTCACTGTCACCTCCACAGTGCTTGTCAAAGCGTATTCCTTCGTTTCCTGGTTACTGCCTGTGGCACACGAGTGTAACCTCCATCAGGCGGGGATCATGCCTCTCTTGGTCTCCACACACTCCAGTGCCGCACAGCTGGttcacaacccccccccccaccccggggcaaTCGAATGACCCTCTCGGGGCCGCCCTTTCCTGGTTTTGAGTCCTGTTCTGTCCTCGCTGTACTGTACGGCTAGAGTACATCCCTGTCCCCCTCTCAACCTCAGTTCCCCAATGCGTGAAACAGGGCTCATTTTTTGCCCTTCTGGAAGGATGGGCTAGATACTAGATACTATGAAGTTAATATTCTGTGTCATGACTTTGTTATCACTGTCTACTCCCCAAAGCAACGAAAGGTTTGGGACCTTCTGTGTGGGTCACTGGCGTGTTTCCAGTGGCACCGACCTCCATGTGTTGAAAGAACCAGATACACCTTCCCCTGCTGTGATCTGCTGACCTAAAGACCACTCAGACACGTGTTTTTAcaacttttttaatatatatttttataaacaggtCACGTGATAAAATAGCACAAGAAACACTTACCAAATATAAGGTTATATCTTCCGCATATACAGGAGAATGAGGTCGTTATGtacaataagaaaatgattttagggggtggttggttttgttttgttttcctctctccccttaaTTTTTCCTCCTACAGTCGTTGGAAATATCACAGCTTCAGTTGCATTAATACTTTGGACAAATGGAcagctgcctcctccccactagggggctgtggggggaggggctgaagaAACTGGCTCCTGACCACCTCACCCGGAGCCTCCTGCGGGCGCTCCAGGACAGGGAAATCTTTGGGCTGTTGAACCGTTTCTCTGCTTCAACAGCATCTctcgctcactctcgctctcgctcgctcactctctggctctctggaAACTGGTTACTCTTCCAAccagacgggggtggggggggtcccaAGATTGGGTGTGGGCACTGTATTTGCTGGGGCTCAAGGTTGGGAGGGAATGGGgtcccagccccctcctcagcAATTGCCAAGATGCACCAGCATCCCCAGGACTTCCGTATGTCTTGGGATTGGACAGAACATGGCGAGAGCCCATTTGGGCAGGCAGAGGTTtgggaagctggggaggggtgggggcagctagGAAGGAGCCCTCCCTCCTCTGGATGCTGAGGGTGTGCGGGCCGCTGTAAGTCTGGAGTCGCTGGCTGGCGCTGATCCTGGGCCTCGGCTTCCAGCTTCCCCCTGCCAGAGGCCTGCCCAGGATAAAGCGTGTTGCTGAGGAGGCTGGGCCCAGCTGGCTACAGGGACTGGTGTGGGGTCCAACCAGGGCTGTTTGCAAGGCCTGCAGGGCCTGAGGGTCGCTCCAGTGCGTGGTTTCTCAAGATGGTGGTGTCCTGGTGGGGTTGAGGCAAGCTACAGCCGGGCTCGGTTAATGCTGATTATACCAATATCACTGTTAGCCAGGCTGTTCCTCCCTCAACACAATGCCGCCCCAGTCTGGCCCTCCACCGTAGGCCTGGcagtgggggatggggcaggCAGGGGACTGTCTCATACAGTGGCCAGGAAAAAGGGAGGTCTCTCGGGTCAGGCTGGCATGAGGTGGGGCAAGGGTGGGAGGGACTTGGGCTCCTTGGAGGGCCATGGCTTTGGCGGTGGCCTGTTTCCCCTCGCACCCCTCCGAGGGCTTCAGGCGCCGTGCAGTGAAAGATGCGGGAAGCCCTTGGGGCTCTTCAGGCCCCTGTGTCCTGGGGGACCCAGCTCCCCTCAATCCCTCTGGGCCCTGCCCGAGATGGGGGGACAGCGGGGAGACAGAGCGGGGTGTGGCGGGGAAGGCGGTAAGGGCGGCCGTCAGGAGAGCTCAAATCGCCCCCAAGGACCgagccccggcccccagccccccagcggGTGGACGAACGATGGAGGCGGCTGTGGTGCGGCGGCGGGCGGGCGTGCAGTGCGGGCACGAGGGGCATGCACAGAGTCCCCgagtgtgcgtgcgtgcgtgggGCTGGGCCCGcccaccgcccccctccctgcccggcGCGGGGCCTGGAGGGGCGCGGGNNNNNNNNNNNNNNNNNNNNNNNNNNNNNNNNNNNNNNNNNNNNNNNNNNNNNNNNNNNNNNNNNNNNNNNNNNNNNNNNNNNNNNNNNNNNNNNNNNNNGGCTCGGGGCAGCCGAGAGGGGGCCGGCCAGGCCGGGGCGCGGGGCGCGGCTGGGCCCTGCCGGCCAGGCCAGCACCTCGGCCTCCTGCCCGCTTCGCCAGCGCCCATGCCGGGCTCCCCATGAGGAGAAGACGCCCGGAGGACAGCGTGGCATGAGCCAGGTGCCCGGGCCGAGGTAAGGTGTGTGCACCGGGCCAGGTGGCGGGGCGGGGAAGGGGCCAGGCCACGCCATCGCGGCGGCCACaatgaggaggggggagggggcttcgGACAGGGTCGCTACCACCCTCTGGGTCTCACACAGCCGCGGCCCCTTCCCGGGCCGAGGCCCTCCCGCGGCTCCTGACCCCGCGGTTGCTTGGTTGAAACACGCTCCCCACAGCAACCGGACCAGGGCCGTGGGAAGCAGACGGAAGCAGAGTTGCAGGTCTCCAGCCAGTGTGGCTGGGTGAGGTCCTGGACCTCCTTGGAGCTCTGAGCTCCTCGCCCCACAACTAGGAGCCCCTGGGCCTATGAGACAGGTGTTAGATGCAGTTACACTCCAGCAGCCGTGTGGTTGTCTGGCAGGGGCCTAGTCTGCCCTGGACACCTGGGCTTGTGTGGAGCTGCCACCTCGGCAGGAggatgagggggaaggaggaggctggCCACGTGCCTGGTCCCGGAGGAGGGGTCGAGCCTCGGCCAAGGATGGGCGGTCTCAAGGGGAACTGGGCACTCTGAGAGTTGCTAGGGAGGGGTCTGGCCTCCTAGGATCTGGGGGGAGAGAGCCCACCAGCCATCACCTCAGCAGGAAAGAAGGCCTAGCTGTTGGGACCTCAGGGAGCCCAGGGCCCAGTGGCcactcctccagcccctcccggCCTCTGCACAGGAAGCCTTCCCTCCAAAGAGAGAACAGATGGCGGTGTCACTTCACCTGCCCACTCGGTCAGTCCCTTCCCAGTACCCGCCACCTCCCAGGCCCCTTCTTTCAGCCAGCGCCTTTGAGCGGAGGCCTGGGCTGGGTCCCTAAGAGGGCAAAGGCTTGATGGAGACTTCCTGGCCTGGAAGGAGGTGGCCATAGGTCTGGACCAGGAGCTGTGGGGACAAGAGGGATCCAAAGCCCAGTCATAAAGGTAGGCAGTGCAAGGCAGACGGTTTAGGCCCCAGGGGACCGCAGGACCCAGCTGCCTGTCTTCTCCTACTTGGCTACCTCtcccagggccaggcctgggcaggATCTCTGGACAGGCACTACCCTCCAGTTCACACCACTTCCAGGGCACTTCAGAGAGTCCTCTTTCCCAATGGAAGAAGGACACAAGTAGTCCTgaggtgggggcccctggggccctCAAGACTGCTGACCTGGGCCCAGGAAGCCTGCACTGAGACAGCCAGGGAGACATTTCGCCCCAAGGCCCTATCTTGTCGCACGTGGGTGCTCCCTGCTGTGTCTCGGAGGGGAAGCGTGAGGAAGAGTGGAGGTGGCAGTGAAGGAAGGCTTTGTGGGGTAAGTGGGCGGTTCAGAACCTTCGCCACCACTGGCAGGCTGGAGCCTCAGCCAGACCAGTCACAGAGGGTGACTTGGGCCACACTGCTTCACTGGGCAGGGGAAGCAGCAGAGGGTTTGAGACAACCATCCAAAGAGGGACACTAGGTGTCCACAGCGTAGGCACTTGGGGGCTTATCCTTCAGAGCAAAAGAGCCAAGATGAGGCTTGGAGCCCAAGCTCATTCCCTAAGGTGCCCAGTCCCACATGGCCAAGCTGTTCTGACCTTGACCACAGGACTGGGTCTGATGAAGCACCATTTCAGTCTCTTTTGAGGCCATGTGCTCACTTCCTGGAGCCCCCGGGGCACGGGTGGGGCAGCCTGCACCCCAGAAGCATCTCCGGGCTGGGGGCGGGAAGGGAGTGCTGCCTGGCACATGTGCAAAGTGACAGGGATGTGAATGTGCCTGAGTCACGGGGCTTCTTATGGAGTTTGTCAGCCTGCACTGTGTCCCCAATTCCAAGCTGGTTGTCACCCCAGTCCTGGGGGACATCACTGCAGATCGACCTGATGTGAATTTTTGTAGCTACCCACACCCTGCCCATCTCCATGACCCTCAGTGGGCAGGGAGAATCGGTCAGCAAAGGCTCTATCAGGGCCAGACCCCTCCAGCGTTCAGGGCGGGCTGTGTCAGACAGAGATCTGAGCTGGAGGCCATGATGAGTTTCCTAGGCATGAGCAGTCCAAAAGAAGAGAGTCCTGCAGCTTGCAGCCTCTGGAGAGAGCAGGAGCATGACAGAGACAATGCTGGGAGAGGCCACCAGCCTAGGGTCCCAGGCTGGAGGACACAGGGGacaggagaagcagcagaggaAGAGGCCACAGGAAGTGCACCTGGCCAGTGGCAGGCCAGCTGAGGACCCAGGGTTGCCCCCTGGACCTCAATGCCTAGCTTGATCTTTGGGAGTCAAACAAACTGGGGGCCCTGGGGTCAAATCTGATTTATGCATCTTTTGAAAATTcagtctctgagcctcactttccccatGCATGGTCAGGCAGTGTGTGAGGGGCTCAGACCAGCAGTGAGGGGTGGtactgggaagggaagggaagggaagggtaggGAAGGACGggacccacccctccctcccttctggtggctcctgtcccctctccttgGATTTGGCCAGATTATGAGGGATGGGCAGCCAGCCTCCTTAACCTGCAGCTCCCATAGTGGGGACTCAGCCAAAAAGGAGATGTGAGCCATCCTCTTCCCAAAGGTCAGAATAATTGCAAGGCCCACGCTAAGCCCCAGGGTCTTGGGTGCCTTCTCAGAAACTCTGGCACTAACCCAACCCCAGTGGCTGCCCTCACCGTGGACACTGGCCTCTGCTACAACCAAgattaacaaactgagctacaGCTCCCCACCCATCCACCTGCCCTCTTCTTCATCTGGCCTGTCCTCCATCAAGCCTCCTTGGTATCTAGCAGCCATGACCCTGCTGACTGCCAttcttcattcttcattcttcattcattcattcattcattcattcattcagcaagcacTCAGAGGCCACTCAGCCATGGTGCTGCTTGTCTTCAAGCAGTCcccagccaaggagagagacaaatAGGTGGACAGTGATGACTGAGACCCTGGAGATGCTTTCAGTGTTGGAGAGTCCcacagggagagacaggggaggCGTTCACACTGAAGGACAGAGGATAAGGAGCTGGCAGGTTAAAAAGTGGGGACGCTGACGGAGCAAGCAGGGGGCCCACTGTGTGCCCAGACAGAGACTGGGAGTGGAGGAGGAATACAGAACAGGGGGTCTGGCTGGACTGTAGGACCAAGGCTGGGGAGGAGCCAGAGGTGAGGCTGTATGGTGGACTTGCTATGTCTCCACGCTCAGTGACTTGACTGCAAAAGCAGCAGCTCCTTTCAGGGCCCCAGCACGGGCATCTTGGGACTGTCGGCTTGGGAGCCACCAAGTTCTGGAGTCCTCCCAGGAACCTGGAGCCCCCGCAGCCTATCCCAGGAGGACCTCCTCCAGAATTCCGCTCCACACAGAGGCACAACACACCAGGGGCTGAGGCTGAGAATAGTGCAAGTTTGGCCATCTTTTTAAAACGCCTCTTTTCCTAGCATTAGCTCCTGGTGCTTATTTCTAAGGGAGAAGGCACATCACATAAGACtggtctctgcccctaccccatccTGAGAAGAAACTCTGGGCAGGTCCTCTGAGCCCGAGTGCATGCAGTGGGGGCAGTAACAAGTACCAAAGAGGTTGGGGTCCCACAGCCCATCTGGACCAGGCAGAGGGCCACTTGTCCCAGCCCCCTACAAGAGACCCCCTGCCTAACTGACAGGAAGACCTGCCGAGGACCACAAGCTCAGTTCTCTCCTAAAGCCCTAACCGCTGCGCCAAGGTATGGTTGTTTCCAGTTTCGAGCCACAGGGCAAGGATTGTCCGGCTGCGTCAGTGAGGCGGGAGTGTGCAGGTGGAGATCAGCAGGACCATGGACAAGGTCGGGGAGCTCAGGGCTGCCTCCGTGGAGCGGCAGCTGCAGTCAAAGGCACAGCAGAAGGGCTCATGGACTGGCAGGCAAGGCAGTGCCTTCTGGCCACGGATGCGAGTGTGAGATAAGGGACAGCCAGCCCTcagacaccccacccccacgctgAGGCCATccccgccccggcccctccctcccGTGAGCTCTCTCCACGCGCTGGCTGTTTTTCACCAGCTCCACCCTGAGGCCTGAAGAGGGGATGGGACTGTGGGCGTGTGCAAATGTGAGCTCCcgtggggtggggaagagccctgCAGATGCCCGGGGCATCCAcgtgcaccccgccccccaccaccaaCTCAGGCACTCCACGTGCACACCCATGGCTGGGAGCATCTTTAACCTAAATCGGCACTGCTCTTGAGTTATTTCTCCCCTGGTGCCACCTCCGCCGCCTCCTCCGGATCTTGGCGGAGCGGGCGGCTTCTCGCCCCGCCCCGTCGCCTGCTGAGCTGGGTTTGCCGGGCCggcccgcaccccacccccaccggccGCTGTCCGCCGCCGAGCCCGCCGGGGCCTGGCCTCCNNNNNNNNNNNNNNNNNNNNNNNNNNNNNNNNNNNNNNNNNNNNNNNNNNNNNNNNNNNNNNNNNNNNNNNNNNNNNNNNNNNNNNNNNNNNNNNNNNNNCACCGGCCGCTGTCCGCCGCCGAGCCCGCCGGGGCCTGGCCTCCGAGCACGCGCACAGCGGCTGGAAGGGCGCTGTCCATGGTGCTACGCGCCGGCCGCGCCCGGCCTGCGGCGGAGGCCGGGTGGGCGGCGGGCCCCGAGCCGTGAAATCCTGGCGCCCCGCTCTGGGGACACAGAACGTATTCAGGCTGGGGCTGCCTCTCTGAACCCAGCACAGCCCACAGGAGGGAGTCGACAGGAcaacctctctctcccctggtCCCAGGAGTGGGGGCCAGTCGTGGGCTTCACCCTGTCCCTCCAAGAAGCACTTCTGACCCACAACGGTCTCCTCCTCACATGCTGTTTTAAGAGAGATGAGGCAGCCTTCGTGTCAGGttgctcctcccacccccagcactgTGGGTAAACGCTAACTCCTTGGAGCGTCAGGTTCCTAATCTGAAAGTGAGGTTAACAGTGGTGCCCCCCAAACACACATGGGGCTGACATGAAGCTGGAGCACATGATCATCCTAGTGGACATCCAGCAAATGTTGTTACGAATGTCAGGGTTAACCAGTGTGAGGCTGCGACTCTCTGGTCATGAACTGCAGTAAAGGGACAGCCAGGGTGGGCTAGCTTCCCCTGGAGAGGACAGGCCTAATGTGGATTGCCAGGCTGGAGGCAGTCAGAGCAGGAAGGCCTTCTGACCCAAAGCTGGGTTGGTAGCCATGAGGCCATGTATTCTTGTAGACCCCAGGTCCCAGCCCAGGTTGGCAACCCCTCCCTGGATGTGGAAGGCCAGCAAGGGTTGTCCTGGCTTGGAAGCCAGTGGGAGGCTGCTGCTGGGtagagcagggcagggcagcgcacttcccttcctccctcccgaAGGCTCCTTACCCCTTCCCCTCAGGCTGGGCATGGGGCTCTGAAGCAACCTCCTCACCACGTTCTAAATGCTGATGGTGAGCCATACATTATGCTTAGCCCTTTTCACATGTTGTCCTGTGGGAGTGTATCATCTTTTCTCAGGCTCAGAAGTAAGGAAAGTAGGGGTCAGAGAAAAGAAGTGCCTCACTGAGGCCACAGAGCCAGGGTGTGTGACCCCAGAGCTTGTATGGCTGAACCACTGGGTGCACTGCCTTTCCTCGGGATGTCTGGGGTGAGGATGGGCAGGAGATCTGGAATGTGGAGCAGATGGTGGCACTGTGAtggtccccctgccccccactccaggGCTCTCTGTGCTCAAAGCCATCTGCCACCCATTCACAACCTCAGAgccctgcggggggggggggggacactgaCGTGGTTTCAGTCATACCCTGTGAGGAACTCTCTACAAATAAGCTTCCACAGCCAGCTCTGGTCCAAGCTTCGGCTCCACCACTTACTGTGGCCTTGGGCTAACAATTCatgctgctttattttcctcatctgtacaatgggcacAGTCATCATAGCATCATCCTCAATGGGTTAGATGGAAGATTAAAGGATGGTATGTGTCCAGGGATCACTGTCCTGGCATCATAGTAAACCTTGCCCTTTCTTTGGACAGACTATGAACCACAGAACCTCCAGTAGCCACTGAAATGTTCAGGGGCTGGTATGTGAGTCCCAGGGTGCTAGAACCACTCCTAAGAAGCATGTTGGAACCCCATGGTGGAGGGGCCAGAGACCACCCCACACCAGCTCCCTCAGTTTCCTAGTTCTTGTCCACGTAGAGGTAGGCCTGGCAGGCACTGATATTGGGCATCAGGGCAGTAATTGTGAAGGGACAGTCATGGGCAAGTGTCTGTCTGTCgctgcctctcttctctcatctctAGAAGAAGAACCATAGTTCTTAGGTGTCAAAAAGATCTCTGAATACAGGTTGAGCTTggtgcacatagtaggtgctcagggaaTGTCATGGCCATGAACAGCCCTGATCTGTTGCTCCTCACTGTCAGGGAAGGAGGGACTTGGATTCAGATCCTTTCTGTTGGGTGGTTCTGGGAGTGCCTTGGGAGGAGATGCCCTGGGTTGGGAaggagcccagccctgctctggcaGGAGATTCATTACCCCCTCCTGGACCCTGTCTGCAGATCGAGCGAGGAAGATGTCGAGCCCGGGTGTGGACGGGGACCCCAAGCCTCCATGCTTGCCTCGCAATGGCCTGGTAAAGCTGCCGGGCCAGCCCAACGGCCTGGGTGCGGCCAGTATCACCAAGGGCACACCAGCTGCCAAGAACCGCCCCTGCCAgccgccacccccacccaccctcccacccccaagccTGGCTGCCCCACTGCCACGGGCTGCCCTGGCTGGGGGCCTGTGCCCCCCAGCGGGGCTCCCCCTTGGTGGACCAGCCTCAGCCCCAGTTCCTGGGCCCCCAGTGGAGCGGCCGCCACTGGCCACAGATGAAAAGATCCTCAATGGCCTCTTCTGGTACTTCTCAGCCTGTGAGAAGTGCGTGCTGGCCCAGGTGTGCAAGGCCTGGCGGCGTGTGCTCTACCAGCCCAAATTCTGGGCGGGCCTCACACCTGTGCTGCATGCCAAGGAGCTCTACAATGTGCTGCCTGGTGGCGAGAAGGAGTTTGTGAACCTGCAGGGCTTCGCTGCGCGGGGCTTTGAGGGCTTCTGCCTGGTTGGTGTCTCCGACCTGGACATCTGTGAGTTCATCGACAACTACGCCCTCTCTAAGAAGGGCGTCAAGGCCATGAGCCTCAAGCGCTCCACCATCACCGACGCCGGCCTGGAGGTGCGCCCCGCCGGTGTCCTGGAAGGGacaggggtggggcgggcaggGCTGAGCCGCTGCGactgagctgggggctggggcggggcagcgggggagggggatcCCAGAGGAGACCCTGGGCATACAAGGAGCAAAGCAGCTGAGAGCGGCGCTGGTCTCTGCAGAGCACGGGTCTGGGGGAGGGAAAGCAGGACTGGCTGCATAAGTGGGGGACCCGGTCCAAAACGGACTTTCAAGTCCCTAGCTCAAAGatgattaagaatttcaagaccgCAACATCAAAGCAGTCAGTCAGGTAGAGCCCCCTCTGAGCTCAGGGCCCTACATGCCTGTGAGGCCAGGCTTGGGTGGGGAGGATGCTGCAAGGGAGCAGGAGCTCGGTCAGAGGAGCAGCTGTGcaggctgccccttccccagggccAGGGCTCTAGCCATCCACATCCTTAACACCAAGTGCTCCAGAGTCCCTGCCCTGGTGAGGCCCTGAGCTCCCAGGTCCCCTGCGACCTCTGCCTCTTCTCTTAGAACGTTGTTGTGATGTGACACACACATCATAAAGTGCACTTGTCTTGCTTTACACCCGTCTACACTGCTTTCTGCCCCTCAGCGGGCTCCTGCGGCCTGTCTCCTGCCATCCTCACCACGCCCTGCTGCTCACCCACCTGCAGGTGATGCTGGAGCAGATGCAGGGGGTTGTGCGCCTGGAGCTGTCAGGCTGCAACGACTTCACCGAGGCGGGGCTGTGGTCCAGCCTGAGCGCGCGTATCACCTCGCTGAGCGTGAGCGACTGCATCAACGTGGCCGACGACGCCATTGCGGCCATCTCGCAGCTGCTACCCAACCTGGCCGAGCTGAGCTTGCAGGCCTACCACGTGACGGACACAGCGCTGGCCTACTTCACAGCACGCCAGGGCCACAGCACGCACACGCTGCGCCTGCTCTCCTGCTGGGAGATCACCAACCACGGCGTGGTCAACGTGGTGCACAGCCTGCCCAACCTCACCGCGCTCAGCCTCTCCGGCTGCTCCAAGGTCACCGACGACGGAGTCGAGCTCGTGGCCGAAAATCTGCGCAAGCTGCGCAGCCTTGACCTTTCGTGGTGCCCGCGCATCACCGACATGGCGCTCGAGTACGTGGCTTGCGACCTGCACCGCCTGGAGGAGCTGGTGCTGGACAGGTGCGCGCgtccgcccctcccccgcgggcagtggggggcggggcggggggcggggcgagaCCGGCGAGACCCTTGGAGCTGGGAGCCTAGACTAGCGGACTGACTCGTAGCGGAGTGGCGCTGCGGCGCAGCGGGGAGTGGGTTGAGGGTCGGTGCGCACAAACGCGGGATCCAGGGTGCGCCATCTGGCAAGCATGGGGCTGAACCGCTGACCCCAGAACGGTCGGTACCACCAAGCAACCACGGTAGGGGGCTGGGGAGAGTGTGTGGAAAAGGCAGCTCTATCGTCGGTGCTGCCAGAGGGGAAGTTTCAGGCCTGGCCAagctgggaagaggagaaaggaggcggAGCTGAGGGGCGGGGCAAGGTGTTTTGAAGGTGGGCAGCGCCCGTCTTGCACCCACAGGTGTGTACGCATCACGGATACTGGCCTCAGCTACTTGTCCACCATGTCGTCCCTCCGCAGCCTCTACCTGCGATGGTGCTGCCAGGTACCGGCCCTCCTCGCCTCCGAAGACTGGGGAGTggtcaggggaggtgggggactcGGCCCTCCCCGCCCACACAATCCGCTGACCTGATTCTGGAAGGATCAGAGGACGTTTGGGATCTCTCCACACAGAGTGGGCGACATGGGGCGAGTGCACGGACTCTCTGGGGCCCTCagcgcccctccccagctgcttcCTAGCTCCTTGAGAAGCCGAGAAACCCCCGTTTtgagccctgccccctgcccctccagcagctccaggcctAAGGCCTGGCCCTAGAAGTGGGCTCCCCCAGGGCGCGAGTGGAGGTCGTTAACCCACCCCTCCCGCCCAGGTGCAGGACTTCGGGCTGAAGCACCTCCTGGCCATGAGGAGTTTGCGTCTCTTGTCTCTGGCAGGTGAGACCCCTGCCGCCCTTCCAAGACAGTGACCGCCCACCCCCACCTAGTCCGACTCCGCCAGCCCTGCCGGGTCCCTCCGCCGACTCATACCTGGGGCTGCCTCCCGGGGTCCCAGGCCCCAGGCCGCAGGGAGCCGCCGGGGAGCTGGGCCCGGCCCCGCGCGCTCAGGCGCCGCCTCGCCTCCCGTCCGCTGCAGGCTGCC contains:
- the FBXL16 gene encoding F-box/LRR-repeat protein 16; the protein is MSSPGVDGDPKPPCLPRNGLVKLPGQPNGLGAASITKGTPAAKNRPCQPPPPPTLPPPSLAAPLPRAALAGGLCPPAGLPLGGPASAPVPGPPVERPPLATDEKILNGLFWYFSACEKCVLAQVCKAWRRVLYQPKFWAGLTPVLHAKELYNVLPGGEKEFVNLQGFAARGFEGFCLVGVSDLDICEFIDNYALSKKGVKAMSLKRSTITDAGLEVMLEQMQGVVRLELSGCNDFTEAGLWSSLSARITSLSVSDCINVADDAIAAISQLLPNLAELSLQAYHVTDTALAYFTARQGHSTHTLRLLSCWEITNHGVVNVVHSLPNLTALSLSGCSKVTDDGVELVAENLRKLRSLDLSWCPRITDMALEYVACDLHRLEELVLDRCVRITDTGLSYLSTMSSLRSLYLRWCCQVQDFGLKHLLAMRSLRLLSLAGCPLLTTTGLSGLVQLQELEELELTNCPGATPELFKYFSQHLPRCLVIE